One stretch of candidate division KSB1 bacterium DNA includes these proteins:
- a CDS encoding MFS transporter — MTKKLFTPQLTLNWLTRILFFISLSAFLPAMPRYISDIGGNYSQTGIVMSAFAVGVLIFRPLVGRKVDNLGRKIVLIFGILIFVISPVIYMFIKSVNLLIPVRIFHGLGLAAFGTASITLITDAAPLESQGEVLSYTGMVNTIAFASGPILGFWVLDNWGFNILFSFLSGLAILCLIFSLFLNETKTHLPAGSSVKYFKTIWKRKIIVAATVIMLIGLVHGGVMFYIPFYLEDFKVNIGLFFSVYGISAFLIRFVVGKASDQIGRGPIVVFSLILLTVGVFMLSQATGVISMFIAAILYGFGFGAQQPVLTALVADNTTEETRGKVFSFYYGGFDLGISIAGFLLGFIAEKFGIRNMFIVCSFITFLALLIFSTIIESSPLQSLQSTFSVRKAANDPKSIEVPT; from the coding sequence TTGACCAAAAAACTATTTACCCCGCAGCTTACTCTCAATTGGCTAACCAGAATCCTATTCTTTATTAGCTTATCCGCATTTTTACCGGCAATGCCGCGTTACATTAGTGATATTGGTGGCAATTATTCCCAAACCGGCATCGTCATGAGCGCGTTTGCCGTTGGCGTGCTTATTTTTAGACCGCTGGTGGGCAGAAAAGTGGACAACCTTGGACGAAAAATCGTGCTAATATTCGGAATATTAATTTTTGTCATATCACCCGTAATTTACATGTTCATCAAATCTGTCAATTTGCTCATCCCGGTACGGATATTTCATGGATTGGGGTTGGCCGCATTTGGCACTGCATCGATTACGCTCATCACGGACGCTGCGCCGCTGGAAAGCCAGGGAGAAGTTCTTAGTTACACCGGAATGGTTAATACAATCGCTTTCGCGTCGGGACCCATTTTAGGATTTTGGGTTTTGGATAATTGGGGGTTCAATATTTTATTTAGTTTTCTTTCCGGGCTAGCAATTCTCTGTTTGATTTTTTCACTCTTTCTCAACGAAACTAAAACACATTTGCCAGCAGGAAGCAGCGTAAAGTATTTTAAGACCATTTGGAAACGAAAAATAATTGTAGCAGCAACCGTTATCATGTTGATCGGTTTGGTTCATGGCGGGGTTATGTTCTACATCCCTTTTTATCTTGAAGATTTTAAAGTAAATATCGGCCTTTTCTTTTCGGTTTATGGAATTTCTGCTTTTCTAATCCGGTTCGTTGTGGGCAAGGCCTCGGATCAAATCGGCCGGGGGCCAATTGTTGTGTTTTCATTAATATTGCTTACGGTTGGTGTTTTTATGCTGAGCCAGGCAACCGGCGTGATTTCCATGTTTATTGCGGCGATTCTCTATGGATTTGGCTTCGGCGCCCAACAGCCGGTATTGACCGCGCTTGTAGCCGACAACACGACAGAAGAAACCCGCGGCAAAGTCTTTTCCTTTTACTACGGCGGTTTTGATTTAGGTATTTCAATTGCCGGCTTTCTGCTTGGATTCATCGCCGAAAAATTCGGTATTCGGAATATGTTCATTGTATGCAGCTTCATCACATTCCTTGCCCTCCTTATTTTTTCTACAATTATCGAAAGCAGTCCCCTTCAATCATTGCAGTCGACTTTCTCTGTGCGCAAGGCTGCAAACGATCCAAAAAGTATTGAAGTACCTACTTAA
- a CDS encoding aldo/keto reductase, with translation MATQEATENYFKRLAHKNIPAHSIRTFGKTGIEVSSMGFGGYRIHHNSIENAKALRYALLNGFNLIDTSSNYTDGGSEMLIGNLLQEMIDRPELDRDEVVVVSKVGYVQGQNMQLAQQNEANGQPFPEMVKYMEGCWHCIHPEFLQDQLSRSLDRLQLTHLDVYLLHNPEYFLSHARKNNSDHQTAQKEYYRRVKVAFEWLEEKVAEGKIKAYGISSNTFPLPAADFEFTSLEKTIELANDVAADNHFQVIQFPFNLFETGACLEKNQAGGSKTLLQIAQENKIATLVNRPLNAMHNGGMLRLASFRETKAEEIEKEFAERKKSIGELEKRFKKEFLSNVPDELPKENFERVFSVSEQLSNALNAFQNWEHWDHVKQNRVVPQNFSYLHVLNEKWLDNSKWKQWSESYVRDLSNFLDTITKQYENKAQKRSKEISVELDKLAPDLKTTETLSQKTLQVLTSVPGIDCVLLGMRSTRYVEDAFVALTQPAISQAEKLLLDFHN, from the coding sequence ATGGCAACCCAAGAAGCAACTGAAAATTATTTCAAACGACTTGCCCATAAAAATATTCCGGCCCACTCCATCCGCACGTTTGGCAAAACCGGAATTGAAGTCAGCAGCATGGGTTTTGGCGGCTATCGAATCCATCACAATTCAATTGAAAACGCCAAAGCGCTGCGCTACGCCCTACTCAATGGTTTCAATCTGATCGACACGTCCAGCAATTACACGGACGGCGGCAGCGAAATGCTCATCGGCAATTTGCTGCAGGAAATGATTGATCGGCCAGAGCTTGACCGTGACGAAGTTGTGGTGGTTTCGAAGGTGGGTTATGTTCAAGGGCAAAACATGCAGCTTGCGCAGCAAAATGAAGCGAACGGCCAGCCTTTCCCTGAGATGGTTAAATATATGGAAGGCTGCTGGCACTGTATCCACCCGGAATTCCTGCAAGACCAGTTAAGCCGCTCCCTCGACAGACTTCAGTTGACCCATTTAGATGTTTACTTGCTGCATAATCCGGAATATTTTCTTTCTCACGCCAGGAAAAATAATAGCGATCACCAAACTGCCCAAAAAGAGTACTACCGCCGCGTCAAGGTGGCATTCGAATGGTTGGAAGAAAAAGTTGCCGAAGGGAAAATAAAGGCTTACGGAATTTCGTCGAATACTTTCCCGCTCCCGGCTGCCGATTTCGAATTTACTTCTCTGGAAAAGACCATTGAACTTGCCAATGATGTCGCTGCAGACAACCATTTTCAGGTCATTCAGTTTCCGTTTAACCTATTCGAGACCGGCGCTTGCTTGGAAAAAAATCAAGCAGGCGGTTCAAAAACACTTCTGCAAATTGCTCAAGAAAACAAAATCGCAACGCTGGTCAACCGGCCGTTGAATGCCATGCACAACGGCGGAATGCTGCGGTTGGCAAGTTTCCGTGAAACAAAAGCTGAAGAAATCGAAAAAGAATTTGCTGAAAGGAAAAAATCCATAGGTGAATTAGAAAAACGTTTTAAAAAAGAGTTTCTATCAAATGTCCCCGATGAGCTCCCGAAAGAAAATTTCGAACGCGTGTTTTCGGTTTCGGAGCAGTTAAGCAATGCTCTCAATGCTTTCCAAAACTGGGAGCATTGGGACCATGTCAAACAGAACAGGGTCGTACCGCAAAATTTTTCGTACTTGCATGTTCTCAATGAAAAATGGCTCGATAATAGTAAATGGAAACAGTGGTCTGAATCGTATGTGAGAGATTTAAGCAATTTCCTCGACACAATTACCAAACAATATGAAAATAAAGCGCAAAAACGCTCAAAGGAAATTTCCGTCGAGTTGGATAAACTCGCGCCTGACCTAAAAACTACGGAAACTCTGTCGCAAAAAACCTTGCAAGTTTTGACTTCAGTACCCGGAATTGATTGTGTT